ACAGGTAAACGCGCACCGCAAGACATAAACGGATTCATCATGATGGTGAGGAGGCGATCGCGGCGATTTTCTAACGTACGCGTTGCCATAATTGCGGGAACATTACAACCGAATCCGACTAACATCGGTACAAACGATTTTCCAGGAAGCCCGACAAAGCGCATAAAGCGATCCATCACAAACGCCGCCCGCGCCATATAGCCAGAATCTTCCAAAATTGACAGACACAAAAATAGCAATCCAATAATTGGAATAAAAGTAGCGACAGTTTGGATTCCTCCCCCAACACCTTGCGCTACTAAAACGTTTAACCACGCAGGGCTACCGATTTGCGTTAGCCACTCACCAAAGCCGTCAACAAGAATCGTTCCTGTGAAAATGTCGAAGAAATCCACAAAGGCACTACCAACGTTGATTGTCAGCATGAACATCACATACATCAACGCCAGAAAAATCGGAATGCCTAGCCAGCGATTGAGAACTATGCGGTCAATTTTATCCGAAACGGTGCTACTAACTTGTCGCGTTCGCTCTACGGCTTCTTGAATCAAACGGCGGACAAAATCGTAGCGACTATCTGCAACTAGAATATCAATATCTTCACTCAACACTTGATGAATTTTGCGGCGATTTTCGACAACGAGTTTGTATAACGCTTGTTCGCACAATTCAGGCGCAATCGAATCTTCGTATTCGAGTAGCTTGATTGCTTTCCAGCGCGGATCGACGACACCATGACTGTGTTTCATGACCAACGGGATAAGTTGTGCGATCGCATCTTCAATCACTGCTGGATACGCAACATACGCGTGTGGTTGAGTTGGGTTTTGCAGTTGTTGATAAATCTTCTTGCGCAGTTCCTTTAATCCTTCCGCCCGCGTCGCGACGATGGGTACAACCGGACAACCAAGGCGCTGTGCGAGAATCTCAGGCTTGATGCGTAAGTTTTGTTGCGCGATATCCATCATATTCAACGCGACGACCATCGGTAGCCGCATTTCCAAAATTTGCGTGGTGAGATAAAGATTTCGCTCTAAGTTTGAAGCGTCAACGATATTGACAATGAGTTCGGCTTCGCCAGAAAGCAGATAATTACGAGCAATCGTTTCATCAAGTCCGGTTTCAGTATCTGTCGCATCAAGCGAATAAACGCCTGGTAAATCAACAATCGCAATATTCCAGCCGCGATCGCGATAGCTACCTTCTTTGCGTTCGACTGTCACTCCAGACCAATTTCCCACGCGTTGATTCGCACCAGTCAGCGCATTAAATAACGTTGTTTTACCGCAGTTGGGATTACCTGCTAGCGCAATTGTCCGCTTTGTCACGATTGCACCTCCTCAATCTGTAACGCATCCGCTTCGTCTTTACGTAAACTCAGGTGAAAGCCTCGGACTTCAATTTCGATCGGATCGCCCAGCGGCGCATGACGAGTGACAGTAAACTCGCATCCTGGTGTTAATCCCATCGGTAACAATTTTTCGCGGTAGGCGCGGGCTGTTTGCTCATAACCAACGACGCGCCCTCGACAACCTACTGCTAAATTGCGTAGCTTGGTATTAATTTTGCTGTTTTGGCGCCGATCGGTTGGTGGAATTGTTGTGACAATGACTTGGCGTGCCATTTCTGCACCAAGCCCAATGCGATTATCTTGAATACCCACGACAACCGAACCACTGCTAGTACGACTGACGATCTGAAGTTCGCATCCAAGCGTTAAACCCATATCCATTAGCCGCCGTGCGAATCCACCTTCGCCCATGAGTTCGACAATCCACACGCGATCGCCAACGTTTGCCATCGTTAACGGAAATGACGTTTGATTCGCGTGTGGCGCGATACTGCTTTGTTCTTGATAGGTATCTGTACCGCCAAAAAATGTAAACCCCCACCCTGTGCGACTTTGGTGGCGTGCATCGTTCGGGTTTTTCATGCGATCGCTCTCCCGAATTACTGAGAATTGTTTTTATCAACTTATTTAAAATATTTCTCAAGTAATGCTCATAAGGTGCAGTTTTTAAGGGAGAATTTATATTTGTATTCACAAATCTTTATCCTGAAGGGTAATCGGAAACGCCAGTAGTGACAAACGAAAGATACTGCAAATGCTTTTGTTTGCTAAGTTTGAAAATTTCGCGCTGATTAGGCAGGCGAGCAATCACTCCTTGAGAGGAACTCGTTCAACTTAAAATATATTGCAAATCCTTGTTATTTATTTGCTCGTGTTATATATTTGTCTGCTACGCCTGGCGACTCCCTTCGCGGCTTGACAAATGAGGTACACGCAGGTGGACTTATTGGGTGATGTAGTCCTGCAATTTCTAACCTCTTCCAATTTACGCTCGTTGTGCTAGCGATCGCGTAACTAAACCAATAACTTGGGTAATTTTTTGCAGTTGTTGCGTGACTGCACCGCTTTTTAGAAAAGCTTCAGCTTTGGCGATTCCCGATTGTATATCAGGACAAACGCCGCACCGCCAGAGATAAAAACCACCGTTCCACAAAGCTGTTTGCATCAATTCCGAGGGTTCACCTTGCAAAACCGATTGCATCGCATTTAATAGTTGCGTTGTTGATTCTAATGGGACATTTTTAGTTGTAAAGCCATAATCGCGCGGGACGAGGTGTAAACGTTCGATTGGTTCGTCAGAATTGAGTGTTGATAAGCCAATAATAGCAGTGCGATCACGCGGGAGGTCGCAACTTCCTTCTAATCCTTTTACCGTTGTAAAGTGTTGAGTTCCTCTTACTGCAAAGGCGGTTTGAAACATACCTTCGGTTGGTGGATGAACATAACCTGCAACAATATGTGCATCTCCTGCGTACGGACACCACATCAGTTCCATTGTGGCAAACGGCGGTCGCTTACCGATTTGGTCGCGGTATTCAAATAAACGTTGCGCTAAGGGAAAATGCTGAGGTAGATAAATAAATCCCAAGCCTGTCGCCTCAAATACCTGTTGCGTTTGGGCGAGTGATAAGCTTGTCCAATCAACGCCTAACCCTTGCCAAATCTCAACGAGTGGTAATCCGTATTTCGTTGGTAAGCGATCGCCGCCATGCATAATGACAGGTTGTCCCGCAGCACAAAGGAGTAAAGCCGTAATTGGGCTAATTGGTGCAGTACGCGATCGCCCGTCATAAGGTAAGCCTAAAACAAAGACGCGTTGTTTAGTTGCAATTGGTTGCAGTTTGGGACCTAGTTCATCATATGCATCCAGCATTCCCGCCAACTCTTCGCCAATAGGGCGCTTGATGCGGTGCGCAATGAGAAACGCTCCAATTTGGGCTGGGGTTGCTTCTTGCAGTAAAATCATCCGAGTTGCAGCTGAGGCTTCCTCACGCGTCAGATTCTCGCTGGTATGATTACCGCTACCCACTTTTTTTAGCAAATCCCGAAATGCATTGCTCATTGCGATCGCTCAATCAAAAATAAGATAAATGATGGGTTAAGAGTTCAAGCCTAGCACTATCGCACCTGCAAATTTTTGATAGCTTGCGGTTTTCCATGTTGTTCAAATTGCGGAACGATGAGCTGCTTCACAAGTTGCCAAAAATGTCGAATCGGCGGGATTTGCAAGCGATCCTGTGTTGTCACCATCACAACTTGACGCGTTAAACCTGATTCAACGGTCGAAGAATCACTATTGGCAAGCGATCGCACTGCGAGCGTCGGATCTTGGCGAGCTTCCACTAATGCAGATCGCGGTAATAATGCGATTAATTCGCCTTGACGGACAACACCGCGAAAAGCATCAAGTGTATTTACTTCTAAAACAGCTTGCAGTGTCGCGCCATAACGTTCAAAGCGTTCTTGTACAAGACGCTGCATTCCGTAGCCATCTTTAAAAACAACTTGTGGATAGCGAATTAACTCGAACCAAGGAACTTTATCAAACTGCGCGAGGGGATGATCCGCTGCGGTTAAAACTTCAATCGGTTCATCGTACAGTACTTCGACGACCATTTCGGAACCTGTGGTCAAAAAGCGATTATTCATCACAATTGCCAAATCGACAAGTCCATCTTTGAGAACTTTCAGCGCGCGATCGCTTCCGAGCGAAGTTACCCGCAACTGAATATCAGGATAATCGTGGCAAAATTGCTGTAAAACCGGAGGTAGGCAGTTAGAACAAATCGAGTGTATCGCTGCGATACACAATTCAGGCTGCTTTCCTGCAACTAAATCTGCTAATTCTTCTTTAATTGTCCGCCACTCTTGACAAATTTTGCGCACGCGGGGTAGTACGCGTTCGCCTCCTAATGTCAGCGTCGCACCCGCTGTCCGATGAAACAGCGATAATCCTAAGTCCGCTTCCAACGCTTGGATTTGACGACTAATCGTCGATTGAGTCACGCCACACTTGCGTGCTGCTTGTTGAAAACTACCCGTCTCCGCGATCGCCAAAAAGGCTTGCAACTGCTCTAGCCGCATTTTATGTAGCCTGAATCACATTTAAGGCTTACACTAACTTAGCGGATTTAGCGATCTATTTTCGTAGAGATTGATACAGCAAGAACAAGGGGTGAGTGACTAGTTGTTAGTGGCTAGTGATTAATTATGAGTATAGATAGCAAACAGTATTCCCCTCTGCTTCCTCTACTCCTAATTTGACCATTCAGCTAGCGCGATCGCCACTCCTTCTTTTAATTCGGGTGCGATATCGCGAGTTGTCATTTGTTGTAGTTGTTGATGCGCATCTGGTGCAAGTTGTTTGAGGGCGGCGATCGCATGAAGTTTTACCACGCGCTCTGAATCCGCTAATAAGTTGATTAACGGCTCTATTGCTTGTAATTTGCCCAAATATCCGAGTGATAAGGCAATCGTTCCCTTAATATTTGCCAATTCAGTGACTGGGTGCTGCCAGCGTAGCATATCAATTAATATATCCGCTGCTTTTGATTGATTGCTTGGTTGTTCAACTTGTCCAAGAACTGCAATCGCTTCTTGACAAACACGCACAGATGACGACTGCTGTAAGTAAGAGGCAAGATATTCTAAAGCGCAATTTGATTCGATTCTACCTAAAGCCCGCACAATTTCGATTTGAAGCGACTCTGGTGTATGGGGTGATTGCAGTACTTGATACAAACCATTAGCCGCAGCATCCGTCCCTAATCGCCCTAGTGCGATCGCTGCTGCATGACACACGTCAAGATTAAAATCGTAAAGTTTTGGCAAGATCCGTGCAACAAGGTCTAATTCTGTGCATAAGTCAGCACGAAACCCTAAACCTAGTACTGCTTCGCGTCTTACAGGCGCAGCAATATCATCTAAAGCGTTTAATAAGACTGGCGGAACTTGGGGATCATGAAAACTACTCAAAGCTTCAATTGCTACAGCGCGAACATTTGGTTGGGGATCGCCAACAACGCTGAGTAACGGCGTAATGGTTTCAGATCGCCGGATGTACGCCAGCGATCGCACTGCGAGTAACCGCGTATCTTCTGCTGCTAATAATTCGGTAAGTGGTGCGATTGCACTTTTGCCAATTTGTCCGAGTGCTGTCGCGGCGACTGCTTGTAATTCTTCATTCTCGGTGGTTTTGATCAATTCTACCAAAGCCGCGATCGCTTGTGGATGGTTAAATTCACCTAAAATGCGCACAGCAAACCAACACAATTCGTCATCGTCATCGTCTTCGAGAATTTCGACAAGTGGGGCGATCGCGCTTACTCCCAAGCGAGGAATCAGTTTTCCTACATCCCAGCGGTGTTGAAAATCTCCCGCAAGTAGTGCAGCCATTGCCAAATCAAGGAGTTGCGCTGCTTCGGGTGTTGTATTGATACTATCTGGCTCGCGTCCTCCAGGAATTAGCTGCTGCAAATGTTGCACGAGTACTGACCAATCTCTTGCACTAAACGCTATCTGTGCTTGCTCCAACTGAAGTTGAATACTTGTGTTCACGATTGCTGAGTATGCAGATTAGGAATAGCTTAACGCGATCGCAACCAAATTATTTTCGATTTTCAATGAGTTCTGTCAAGTCTCGCTTGTGTTTTCTCCTTTCAGCTTGATGCAATCTACTGTTGCTGAAACTGAGAACACTTTACTTGTTTTGGGGAAGCACCATCGTTACTCTTTTTACCAAACTTAACCAAAATTCCTGTACAAATCGCTGGCTAAAGCTTCTGAGGTCATGATTTTCCCAATTATGCATGTTTTGCATCTACCTTACGATGGAGCTTATTGCAAAAAATGCATCAAATTTATGCATTTTATTCATAATTTGAAATATTTAGTTACATAAGATACGAAAATACTTGCAATGTAATTCTAACTTGGATGTTGTCAGGCACATTGCAATAAACAAGTATTTCTTATGTAGCCGCAAGGTTTGCAAATCAAAGAAGGTAATTAGCGTTTTGTCCTAACAGCAATCTGCGTAACTAGCTATACGACTTTTCATTTTTAGACCGAATAACCTAACGAACTAAGCCACTTTGAATCAGCATCTTACTTTTTTCATATCCAGCGCGCACACAGGCAAAGAGGGTACACTATGACAGACGCAGCCAAGAAGGAAACCCTAAATAAATTCGAGAAATTCAAAGCCGAGAAAGATGGACTTGCGGTCAAAGGTGAACTCGAACATTTTGCAGCGATCGGCTGGGAAGCAATGGACGAAACCGATCGCGACCATCGCCTCAAGTGGTTAGGAGTCTTCTTTCGTCCTGTAACTCCTGGTAAGTTCATGATGCGAATGCGCATACCCAATGGTGTGATCACAAGTCATCAGCTACGCGTACTTGGTGAAATTGTGCAACGCTACGGCGATGATGGCAATGCAGACATTACAACTCGGCAAAATATTCAGTTGCGTGGGATACGAATCGAAGATGTTCCTGATATTTTTAGCCGCTTTCGCGCCGCCGGGTTAACAAGTGTGCAGTCAGGAATGGACAACGTACGTAACATTACAGGCGATCCGGTAGCGGGACTTGATAAAGATGAGTTATTTGATACGCGCGATTTAGTCCGTCAAGTACAAGACATGATTACCAATAATGGCGAAGGTAATCCTGCGTTTACAAACTTGCCTCGGAAATTCAACATTGCAATTACCGGCGGACGCGATAACTCGGTTCATGCCGAAATTAACGATTTAGCCTTCATTCCTGCATTTAAAGACGATACATTTGGTTTTAACGTAATTGTCGGTGGTTTTTTCTCAGCTAAACGCTGTGACGCGGCGATTCCGCTGAATGCATGGGTACCACCTGAAACTGTCGTAGCTGTCTGCAAAGCAGTTTTAGAAGTCTTTCGGGATCATGGACTGCGGGCAAACCGCCAAAAGTCGCGCTTGATGTGGCTGATCGATGAGTGGGGACTCGATAAATTCCGCGCTGAAGTTGAAAAACAACTCGGTCAAGAACTGCAACCCGCTGCTGAGAAAGATGAAATCGATTGGGAAAAACGCGACCACGTTGGTGTTTTTCGCCAGAAGCAACCAGGATTAAATTATGTCGGGCTACATATTCCAGTAGGACGGCTTTACGCCCAAGATATGTTTGACATTGCTCGACTTGCTGAAGTTTATGGTGATGGTGAAATTCGCCTTACAGTCGAGCAAAACTTGATTATTCCGAATATTCCAGATTCGCGCCTCGATGCTTTCTTCGCTGAACCATTATTGCAGCGCTTCTCGATTAGTCCTGATACGTTAACTAGAGGTTTAGTTTCATGTACTGGCGCGCAGTTTTGTAACTTTGCGTTGATTGAAACCAAGAATCGCGCTTTAAGCACGATCAAGGCACTCGAAGCCGAACTGCATCTAACACGCCCAATCCGCATTCACTGGACAGGATGTCCAAATTCTTGCGGTCAGCCACAAGTTGCAGATATAGGCTTAATGGGAACCAAAGTCCGCAAAAACGGCAAAGCGGTAGAAGGCGTTGACATTTATATGGGTGGCAAGGTTGGTAAAGATGCGCACCTTGGTACTTGTGTCACCAAAGGAATTGCTTGTGAAGATTTACAGCCAGTGTTACGCGATTTGCTTATTGAACATTTTGATGCGAAGCCCAAGCAAGAGGCGATGGTTACTCGGTAGAGTACCGCCAGTAGTTCAACCATATTTGATTAGCAATAATTCAACCCAATCAAGAAAATGAGAAAGTTTACGAGACGGCAATTTATTTTCACAGCAGGTACTGCCACTGCGGCTTCACTTTTAATGCATGGCTGTACTAACGGTAACTCTAACACTGCTACAAATAACAGCAGTACCGTTCCGGCGGCGAACATCAACCCTGCGGATGCGCCAGAAGTCACAACCGCGCGGTTAGGATTTATCGCGCTAACCGACGCTGCGCCTTTAATTATTGCCAAGGAAAAAGGTCTCTTCGATAAGTATGGAATGACCGGCGTGGAAGTGACAAAGCAAGCTTCCTGGGCAGTCACGCGGGACAATCTCGTGCTAGGTTCTGGTGGTGGTGGTATCGATGGCGCGCATATTTTAACTCCGATGCCCTATCTCATGTCGTTGGGAACGATTACGCAGGGCAATCGCGTGCCGATGTACATCTTGGCAAGGCTCAACACCAATGGGCAGGCAATTTCGCTATCGAAAAATTATAACGATTTAAAGGTTGGGCTAGATAGTTCGCCACTGCAACAAGTGTTTGCGCAACAAAAATCAGCAGGAAAAGATTTGCGGGCAGCAGTCACATTTCCTGGAGGAACGCATGATCTGTGGATGCGTTACTGGCTAGCTGCAGGCGGCATTAATCCTCACAGCGATATTTCCTTGATTGTCGTCCCTCCACCACAAATGGTACAGAACGTACGCGTCGGCAACATGGAAACCTTTTGTGTTGGTGAACCTTGGCCCGCACAAACTGTTGCCCAAGGAATTGGTTACACCGCACTTACTACAGGTGAACTGTGGCAAGACCATCCAGAGAAAGCATTGGCAATGCGCGCCGACTGGGTAGACAAACATCCCAAGGCAACGAAAGCCATTTTGATGGCGGTGCAAGAAGCGCAGCAATGGTGTGCTTTGCCAGAAAATAAAGAGGAAATGGCAAAAATCGTTGCTAATCGTCAGTGGTTAGGAGTACCAGTCGAAGATATTCTCGGTCGCTTCCAAGGTAAGTACGACTACGGTACAGGTCGCGTAGAAGACTACAGCAACTCATTAGTGATGAAGTTCTGGCGCGATAACGCCTCGTATCCTTACAAGAGTCACGATTTGTGGTTTTTAACCGAAAACATTCGTTGGGGTTATATTCCAGGTGATACCGATACGAAAGCAGTCGTCGATCAAGTGAACCGCGAAGATTTGTGGCGCGAAGCTGCGCAAGCGCTTGGCGTACCAGCGGCGGAAATTCCACAGAGTACTTCGCGTGGTGTGGAAACATTCTTTGATGGGGTGCAGTTTGACCCAGAAAATCCAACGGCGTATTTGAATAGCTTGAAGATTAAAAAAACTTAAGCGATCGCAAAAAACTTGAAAGTTGTAAGAATACGGGATAGGAGAACAAACAGAGGATGACAACACTTGGTAGCCGCGCCCCCAGAAGCAGAAATCAGCAAAAGACGATGTCCTTTGTAGCAAAATACATCGTGCCACCACTGATTGCGATCGCTGTTTTTTTAATTGTTTGGCAGCTACTTTTTTCAAGCCCAGATGCAAATTTACCAGGTCCAATTACGGTACTTCAAGAAACATGGGACCCTTTGATTATCAACCCGTTTTTTGATTATGGTGGAACAAATAAAGGATTAGGTTTGCAAATCCTCGCCAGTTTGGGGCGCGTTGCGATCGGCTTTTCCTTGGCGGCGATTGTCGGAATTGCGCTAGGGATTCTCATCGGAATTAGTCCGTTTATTTATCGCGCGCTCGATCCTTTGTTTCAAGTGTTGCGGACTGTACCACCTTTAGCATGGCTACCGCTGTCACTCGCAGCATTTCAACAAGCTAACCCTTCGGCAATTTTCGTCATCTTTATCACCGCAATTTGGCCGATCATCATTAACACGACTGTGGGCGTACAACAAATTCCCCAAGATTATCGCAACGTTGCGAAAGTACTGCGCCTGTCAGGACCAAAGTTTTTCTGGAAAATATTACTTCCGTCTGCGGTTCCTTATATCTTTACAGGTTTGAGAATCGGGATTGGTTTATCTTGGCTGGCGATCGTCGCCGCCGAGATGCTCACAGGTGGTGTAGGAATCGGCTTCTTTATCTGGGATGCTTACAACAGTTCGCGCTTGAGTGAGATTATCCTCGCGCTAATTTATGTCGGTATCGTTGGTCTCATCCTTGATCGCATTGTGGCTTTTGTCGCCTCCAAAGTCGTCCCAGAAGAGCAAAAGGCTTAACAAAGGAGCGAGGGATAGTTGTTATTACAAAGAAATTCGTTTTAGTTCATCCTTTCCCTGACCCTGAACTCTGACCCCTGACCTCTCATTGATTAAGTTATGAAAGTATTTGTAGAAGTCGATCACGTCGATCAGGAATTTGTGTTACCGAGTGGTGGCACTTATGTCGCGCTACGCAATATTGAACTGAAAATTCAACAAGGCGAATTCGTCTCGTTAATTGGACACTCTGGGTGTGGTAAATCTACGCTACTGAATATTATTGCGGGGCTAAATCGCCCGGCGAGAGGTGGGGTATTACTCGAAGGGCGACAAGTTACCAAGCCTGGACCTGATCGCATGGTCGTGTTTCAAAACTACTCGTTACTACCTTGGTTAACCGTACGCGAAAACATTGCTTTAGCCGTCGATGAAGTAATGAGCAATGTACCCAAAGGCGAACGCCGAGGAATCGTTGAACAACACATTGATTTAGTTGGATTGCGTCATGCAGCGAATAAACGCCCAGGGGAAATTTCAGGGGGGATGAAACAGCGAGTGGCGATCGCTCGCGCTTTATCAATTCGTCCAAAATTACTCTTGCTAGATGAACCGTTTGGCGCACTCGACGCTTTGACACGCAGTGGTTTGCAAGATCAGTTGATGAAGATCTGCGAGCAAAACCACATGACGTGTGTGATGGTGACACACGATGTGGATGAAGCATTGCTGTTATCCGATCGCATCGTCATGCTGACGAATGGACCCGAATCGCATATCGGGCAAATTTTGGATGTTCCCTTTCCACGTCCGCGCCATCGCTTGGAAGTTGTGAATCACCCGAATTACTACAGCTTGCGCAACGAAATTGTTTATTTCCTGAATCAGCAAAAACGCGCGAAACAGCGTAAAGCACAGCAAGCGGTGGCGATCGCCCGCAATGGTTTAGAAAAAGTCAATCTTGAAATCGGCTTTATTCCTCTAACCGATTGTGCGCCGTTGGTCGTGGCGAAGGAAAAAGGCTTTTTTGAGAAATACGGCTTAGATGAAGTGATCTTGTCGCGCGAACCAAGTTGGAAAGCGATTTCCGAAGGTGTGGCAACACGTCGTCTGGATGCCGCGCAAATGACCGCAGGAATGCCTTTAGCGATGACGCTGGGAATGAATGGTCAAGCCCCACAACCGATCGTGACAGGGTTAGTTTTGGCACGTAATGGTAATTCGATTACGCTCAGCAAGCGATTTTATGATCAAGGAGTCCGGACACTCGCGGATTTTAAAGCAGCGATCGCACGCACACCGGATAAAGTTCATACTTTAGGCATGGTGCATCCCGCATCGATGCATAATTTGATGCTGCGCTACTGGCTTTCTTCAGCGGATATTGACCCTGATTTGGATGTAAGTCTCACCGTGATTCCGCCACCGCAAATGGTTGCGAACCTCAAAGCTGGAAATATTGACGGCTACTGCGTGGGCGAACCTTGGAATTCCCGCGCGGTTAAGGAAAACTTAGGTTTTGTCATTGCTACAGATCTGGACATCTGGAACGGACACGTCGAGAAAGTTTTAGGTGTCCGTGAAGACTGGGCAAATCAACACCCTGAAACGCACCTTGCTTTAATTAAAGCCTTGCTCGAAGCGTGCGAGTACTGCGACGATCGCCGCAATCGCGAAGAAATTGTCGCGCTGTTAGCCCAACCGCAGTACATCGGCGTTGCACCAGAATACATTCGCCCTGGATTCGTTGACGAATACGATCGCGGTAACGATACAGAACCTGAAATGCTGTTGCGATACAACCAATTTTACGTTGATCGCACGAACTGCCCTTATCGCGTTGAGGGATTGTGGATGATGACGCAATTGGCTCGTTGGGGAATTACACCTTTTCCGAAAAACTGGATCGAAATTTTGGATCGGGTGCAGCGTGTCGATTTATTCGGCGCAGCAGCAAGAGATCTCGACTTGTTCGACACAGAACGCGATCGCAGTTCGATTCATTTCTTTGATGGCACGGTGTTCAATCCTGATGACCCAATTCGCTATCTTAATAGCCTCAAATTCAAGCGCAATGTGCGGATTGAAGAAGTTGTCGTTGATGCAACGCCAGCAGCTGTATAAAAAATATTCTAAACCTTCATTCTTACCGATATCTCATATGCAAACTCTAAACACCACAACTGTTAGAAAATCTGAAGTTCTCAACGGCGATCCATTTCTGGTGATCGATAACGTTTCTAAAATTTATCCGACACCAACAGGACCATACATCGTTTTGGATGGTATTAATCTCACGGTTTATGAAGGGGAATTTGTTTGTTTAATCGGTCACTCTGGCTGTGGTAAATCGACGCTTTTGGATATGGTGTCAGGATTTCGTAAGCCGAGTGAAGGTGAGGTGCGACTGCAAACCAAGCGAATTACAGAACCAGGTCCTGATCGCATGGTGGTGTTTCAGAATTATTCGCTGCTACCTTGGCTGAGTGCGTTTGAAAATGTGTATTTGGGGATTGATTCGGTTTATCCAAAAAAAACCAAAGCTGAGAAAGTGGCGATCACTAATGAACATCTTGCGCTTGTCGGACTTGCTGATGCAGCGCATAAAAAGCCTAGAGAACTTTCTGGCGGAATGAAACAGCGCGTATCAATTGCGCGGGCTTTGGCATTGCGTCCGAAAGTTTTAGTATTAGATGAACCATTCGGCGCGCTTGACCCAATTACTCGCGAGGAATTGCAAGAAGAACTGCTGAAAATTTGGAGCGATCATCAAGTTACCGTACTGATGATCACGCACGATATCGATGAAGCATTGTTCTTAGCCGATCGCTTGGTGATGATGACAAACGGTCCAGCGGCAAATATTGGGGAAATTATGAATATTCCGTTTCCACGCCCCCGCAACCGCGCCCGCATCATGGAAGACCCCGAATATTACAACTTACGCAACCAAGCTTTAGACTTCCTCTATCGTCGTTTTGCCCACGTGGATGAGGGGTGAGTGGTTGAGAGAACATTATATGTATTTCTCTCCTGCGTCCTCTGCTTTCCTGAACCCTAGATCGAGGGATATTAACAATGACTGATACAACTAAAACCCTCTGTCCCTATTGTGGTGTAGGCTGTGGTTTGGAGGTGTCGCCGCCAGCGCAGCTAGGGAAGGCAATTAATCGCGACGGTCAAGGTGATCCGATTTGGAAGGTAAAAGGCGATCGCAATCATCCTTCGAGTCAAGGTATGGTTTGTGTTAAAGGCGCAACTATCGCTGAAGCAATCGACAAAAACCGCTTGCGTTACCCGATGCTACGCGACTCGTTAGATGAGCCGTTTCGTCGCGTTAGTTGGGATGAAGCTTATGAATGCATTGTCCATCGCATTCAATCGGTATGCGCGACTCAAGGAGCCGATGCGGTATGTATGTACGGTTCAGGGCAAATGCAAACCGAAGATTACTACGTTGCCCAAAAGCTGCTCAAAGGTTGCTTAGGAACAAATAACTTTGACTCAAATTCGCGCTTGTGTATGTCATCAGCGGT
This window of the Chroogloeocystis siderophila 5.2 s.c.1 genome carries:
- a CDS encoding nitrate ABC transporter ATP-binding protein (This model describes the ATP binding subunits of ATP-binding cassette (ABC) transporters for nitrate transport, or for bicarbonate transport, in bacteria and archaea.), with translation MKVFVEVDHVDQEFVLPSGGTYVALRNIELKIQQGEFVSLIGHSGCGKSTLLNIIAGLNRPARGGVLLEGRQVTKPGPDRMVVFQNYSLLPWLTVRENIALAVDEVMSNVPKGERRGIVEQHIDLVGLRHAANKRPGEISGGMKQRVAIARALSIRPKLLLLDEPFGALDALTRSGLQDQLMKICEQNHMTCVMVTHDVDEALLLSDRIVMLTNGPESHIGQILDVPFPRPRHRLEVVNHPNYYSLRNEIVYFLNQQKRAKQRKAQQAVAIARNGLEKVNLEIGFIPLTDCAPLVVAKEKGFFEKYGLDEVILSREPSWKAISEGVATRRLDAAQMTAGMPLAMTLGMNGQAPQPIVTGLVLARNGNSITLSKRFYDQGVRTLADFKAAIARTPDKVHTLGMVHPASMHNLMLRYWLSSADIDPDLDVSLTVIPPPQMVANLKAGNIDGYCVGEPWNSRAVKENLGFVIATDLDIWNGHVEKVLGVREDWANQHPETHLALIKALLEACEYCDDRRNREEIVALLAQPQYIGVAPEYIRPGFVDEYDRGNDTEPEMLLRYNQFYVDRTNCPYRVEGLWMMTQLARWGITPFPKNWIEILDRVQRVDLFGAAARDLDLFDTERDRSSIHFFDGTVFNPDDPIRYLNSLKFKRNVRIEEVVVDATPAAV
- a CDS encoding nitrate ABC transporter ATP-binding protein (This model describes the ATP binding subunits of ATP-binding cassette (ABC) transporters for nitrate transport, or for bicarbonate transport, in bacteria and archaea.), encoding MQTLNTTTVRKSEVLNGDPFLVIDNVSKIYPTPTGPYIVLDGINLTVYEGEFVCLIGHSGCGKSTLLDMVSGFRKPSEGEVRLQTKRITEPGPDRMVVFQNYSLLPWLSAFENVYLGIDSVYPKKTKAEKVAITNEHLALVGLADAAHKKPRELSGGMKQRVSIARALALRPKVLVLDEPFGALDPITREELQEELLKIWSDHQVTVLMITHDIDEALFLADRLVMMTNGPAANIGEIMNIPFPRPRNRARIMEDPEYYNLRNQALDFLYRRFAHVDEG